The DNA window CACAGGGAGAGCTTCACAGTAAGTTTATTAATAATATGAGTTTAAGTGGAGCAAAAATCCTGTGGGTTCAAGCAGAAGAGGTGAAGTCCTCTCAGAGTTGGGGCTTGGCCCCTCTCTTGGACCTCTCTTCTCCCCAGTCCCATCGCACACATGAGGTGGCTTCCATTGATGGGGGACAGTCCCATTTCCCTGCCAGCCTCCTCGACCACACAGGTTCCCACTTTTCAGCCTGACTCCTGGATGGATTCAGCAGCTTTGAACACCACAGCAAAGGTTGTTCCTGCAGAATGAGGGGCAAAACCCCAGCAGAGCAAATACCACCACCTCGGGTGTCTGCTCAGCTCCGCTTATCTCAGACGGCTGCGTGTTCGCACAAACACGATGAGTGCGGATTAATCTGATTTTCCAAACAAGTTTTCCCATGTAATTGCTTGGAATAAGAGTGCCCAAAGCTAATTTTATCCTGTGAAACTGTTGGAATGATAAGCCGAAGGTGGGTGATTGCTTGTGCAAACACATTTCCGAGTATGCACAGACCCAATTTTCCAGTCGTGCAGAAACTGTGCTTAACAAACTTAGGGCACACTTCTGAGCTTATCTTTCTGCAGGATCTCTATCTCCTATTGCTCAGTACGCCTTGCCCAGGTGTACCTGACCTTATTATTCTCTGCCAAAAGAGATCCTCGGTTGTGTAAGCAGGAACCTGCCCGACAGCCAGGCAAAAggtgagcagggcaggcaggctGAGCCATCCCGGCGGCAGGGAAGAGttcacatcccagcacagcaccgACGGACCGAGCGGGTACCATGCCCTGACTGCCCCACGGACAtaccccagcccagggcaccgCTGCGGGGGCCAAGCCCGCACAGTCGAGTGTCGGGAGGGCTCCAATCCACAGAATGTGGGGGAAAACCCTCTGGGGTAaaagctctgctcttcccctcctcccggctttgctttctgctcctgACGCCCAGGATCTCCGCCCCCCTTCCTGTCCAAGGGAAAAGCCCCACTCCAAGGAAAAGCTCCCCGGAGGCTGCCAACCTTCGCGGCAGCGCTCGGCGCCACTCACAGCCCcaccgggccgggccggggatCGGGACCGGGATCGGGACCTGGACCGGGATCGGGCTCACCCGcaccctcctcaccctcctcctctcctctccctcccgcAGGGGCGGCGGTGCCCGCGGAGCCCCCGACTCACCCGTGCCGGCCGCGGAGCCGCTCCCCGCCGCGCTGCTGGCTCAGGTAGGGCGgtgcgggcggtgcggggcgcgGAGCTGCGCGGTGCGGGGCGCGGCGGCGCCGGGCATTTAACGGggcgggggagcggggggggcgATGGGGCGggcacggcccggccccggggcagcgccgggagcGGGGGGGGTTGTGGGTTCCATCCGCCTGCCCCGGTttgggggggcccggggggtcCCACCTGCCCCCGCCCAGCGCGTTGTGCCCGTGCGGGTCCCGCGGGAGCTGCGCGCAGGTGGAACCGGCACCGCGGGGTGCGCGGCCCGGGACGGCCCGGAGCTCACCGGCGGGGAGGGGCCTGCCGCtcttagtctttttttcttttttctttttttttttttttttcctttttctccctttatttttctttttttttccggctttttttcctttattttattattgttttctttgtcttttgctttttcccctctctatttattctattttcctcttcttccttttgcctttttctttatattttttccttttccctttattttatattttctttttctctttattttattctttcctttttcctttgttttatattttcctctttttttcctttctttttcttaatttcattgtttcttttttattcttgttctttttgttttgttttgttttttttttttttaatttcctcttcccCTACTGTGGGAGTACGCCTGGGAGCCCCCTAAACTCAAAAGCTTCTGGAAACAGGAGAGTCCAAGCCTTATATCCATTTGACCTACAGTGTCCTGGAAGTTTAGGAACCTCtgcaggcagtggctgcagtgtggggaggggggtttgAACCAGGGAGCTGCAGACCAGGTGTTGAAGGGCTGTAGACCCTCAGGCTGAGCTTTCATCAAGAAGGTCAATGTGCAATGGAGATCATCATCAGAGACTTCTTAGAAACCCTGGATtagccctgcccagccctccaCCTCTTCCCAGCACTCAGATCAGTCTAGTGGTGGCAGGAACCACCTTTAGTGCTTTATGGGACTCTTTCAGTGCTTTAAcaggaggaacagagaaaggagacTACAGTAGATCACCCCTGCTATCTGAATTTTCTAGCAGACGAGCCAATACAGCATTGCCAAACTTGGGCattttgggggtgttggtgctgctggggtgaCCACCCCGACTGGCCCCCGCTCCCCGCAGAGTTCACTGCCACAGGATTTCTGTGCTTCCTGTTCTGGCTGCTGTTTGCCCTTGGTGTGGTCGACAAATCCCCCAGGCCCAGAAAAGGCTGAATTTCACTTGTGTGTGTAGTGAGGAAAATACAGGATTTATAAATACCCATGCATATACAGGGGCTGTGGGTTGGGTTGGTCTGGATTAAAGGAGGTATTGAAAAATGAGGGAAGCCAGAAACTGCAGGCTTCtcatttctgtgatttctaatggcttttccttttgcataaACACTGCATTGACTCCATACCCGAGAGCACTGCAGGCATTTTCTCCCCTGCTCTGTACAAAATATAACCCGGACCTCtaaaatggatattttttattAGGACATTTGGTTTCCCCAAGCTCAGGGAAGAACAATTGCCCTCTGTGGCAGCAAGTCCCCAGCaagctgcagggcagctgtgTCCTGAGCGAGGCAAATGGCAGCTCCTTTtctgggaggaaaagcagcaaattaaaTCTCTGCACTTCAATTCAGTGCTACCTGCACTTGAGGACACTGCTACTGCAAGTTACAGTTCTTGTATAAAGAGTTGATTTGAAGACCCAGTTTCTAAACAATAGCTGCCGGGATTGTATTTTGGTCTCCTGAGTCGGGTACTTTTATTCCCAGCGGACCAAAAATATCGGATCCCTTCCTCTGCACACTGAGCTGGTGAAGCTCAGTGAactggaaagcagcagggcagagggcagTTTGCTTCTCCCAGTGCTCctaaactgctttttctgcccCTGTGGTTGCCCAGGGCTGCACACAGAGGAGGTGATGTGAGGACCGGGATATGTCCCACACAGGGAGCTGCGTTTCCCAGCTGGAGGGAGGACAAAGCCCTGAGTGATGTCTCCACACTTGCTGCTGGGAAGGCGAGGGCTAATTTTTAGCTGTGGTGTTAAACATCAGCTCTCCTAAAATCAGTGATGTGACTGCAGGCTCCAGCCCTCGGCGCCTGCCTGGGCTCCCCGCGCGCCCACATGAAACAGCCCTTTGAAAGGTGGTCCAGCTGTGTGTCTCCCATAAAAAGCACACAGGGCactcctgcttttctgctgtgtttcccATGAGAGAGGGCACAACAACACGGCCAGGGCTTGCAAATCCCCCCAGGTGCCCTGGGTCTTTCCCACCTCAAGCACCAGGGCAGAGCCACCCTAGAGATGCACCGCAAACACGCTCACACCCTCTCCTGGGGCACATCCTGACctaaagcaaaggaaaagcctTGGTAAGCGatgccaggctgagcagggagggggaaaggctTACAAAAATCGGTGTAGCAGAAAGGTGGTGGCTCCCCTCTTTCTCCCCCCCTTCCTTCCACATAATGCCCAACTGTGTGGAGAGCAGCTGAGCCCCAGCCAAGACCTCAGGCTCTGAAAAGGCAGCTTTTAGCCCGAGCTGTAAGAGCCCGGCCCGTGCAGAGCTGCAAACATGACACTGAACTAACACTGCACTACAACcaaagcattttaataatttaatataataaatgtCAGAAGGAGTGAATAATTCCCTGTAACCCTGAGGAGGCTGTAGGTGCCAGGGGGAGCCAAGTGGGTATATTGAGCTGCTTTAGCAATAGCCCTTTTACTCTCCAAAGGTAAATTTAAACCAGATGATGGATGCTGGGTGGTCGCCTCTGTGGGCAGAATGGTGAGCACTGTTCAGAAGTGCATCACTGAAACAATTTAGCCCCCAAATTTGAAAGGCAATGGCTGCAGAGAACggacaaagaaaagaaaaccaagtttCCAGgaagctgttcctgcagctAGACAACAAGTCTGAAGAACTACAATCTGTTTACCTGCCGTTGGCATGCACTTTCCCACTTCAGCATGTGGGTAATTGTTCCAGAAGGCTCTTTGGTAGGCTGGGGGCAGTAACCCACGTGCCTCTGGAATTACGTACGGATGGCAGGGAGCAGTGATACCTGCACAAGCCTGGCCCTGCCCTAAGCCAGTGCTGTgggaggctctgcagagcaggcatTGCTGCTGGCCACTCTGTCAGCACATGTCTTAATCCACAGGGTTTGGCAATTTGCTCCTGAacactccctgctgcagcctggccttGGTACCAGGCTGTTCCGTGCTCTGTGGATGTGTTATAGGCAGAAGCTCCCTCCAGGACCCCCACAGGGAGACCCCAAGCTATATGGATGGGCACTGGTGAGCGTTTTGGTGCTGGTGGGTAACACTAACAGGGATGAAGCACGTGTCTCTGCAGCTGATACACAAGGATCCAAAGCTATACCAATTTTACACAGAATGGTTGATGAGACTCACCAGGAAAAAATTCACACACCCAGCCTGgttcttccctgctctgtgcctgttGTCTCTGACAAACTGAGGGTGAAATGCTACTGCATGAAGCCAGCAAGGTTCAGTACTCATTTAACACTGTGTTGCATCAGTGTAAAAGAGTATCCAGGGTCAGGCCAATTTCCTTGATCCATTTCTACATTTATCCCAATCAGAATCAGTACTtctgtaaacaaacaaacaagcaaacaaatccaaaacaaatcaaaactttTGCAGAGAGATTCCCAAAGGCTGCTTTTATGTGAAGGGAAAAATAGCAAAGGCAGATCAAAGCTGAAATCACACCATTGCTTGGCAGCAGAGGAGTGAGACAGCTGGAGATTGCCATTATGGAAAAAGATGGAATAACTTTCTTACAGGATCTCTTTGGCTGTGCAAAGATATAAACTGTTCATTGGATGGAAAAGCTGGAGTGAAGCTCTTCAGCAAGACTAAGTAATCCACCCTGGAGCAGGCACTGAGGGGATACTGGTTGACAGAGCTGAGCTTCagtgtgctggagcaggagtcTACCAGAATGGAGGGTTGGAGCCTTGGGAAaggagcccctcctgcccttccaCGAGTGCTGTGGggtgagctggggctgagctcagagccctgtgctggcagcagctccggggcTGCCACAcgagcagagctgtgtgtggagTCTGTTCTGCAGTCAGGAATGGCcataaaacattcattttccaggcacagagcagcagctaaTGCTGTGAGTGACACTGGCAGTGGCTGTAAATCTGATtttggcagagctctgctgattTATGTTTGCTGGTGATCCAGCTCACACGTCTGGGATAAAGAACTGAGAACAAGGAGGGCAGGAGATTATCTTGCCCGTCTAGTCACCGAACAGAGCACATCTGTGGAGTGCAAAGCATCAGGTCCCCATGGGACTATCCAGAGAAGACACTGGGTAAATATTTGCTTGTATGGGAGATGTGTTTGTCTGCCACATACAACAGTAGCTATCAGCTCCATCCGAAGGTGGGAAAGCTAGAGCTGAAGTGATATGTGTTTAAAGTGAGTTGTACCATGGGTGCTAAAAGCTGTAAGGGGCAcagcctttttaaaatacatatgttGCACTGGGAAGGACAGAGCTGGCAGGTGAACTCTTCTAAAAGGCTGCTTGGGTTGACtgcttgctgcttttctccctggAAGCTTGCTCTGACCTCTGAGCCCAGGAGAGCTCACCACAGCCTGCCTTGGAGTGATGGCAGGACCAGACTTACCCGTCTTCACACATCTATCGTTTATGTCCTCAACTGTTCTCCATTTCTAGCCCATTTAAGAGGAAGAGAGACTGTGTTTAATGGGATTGCTCCACTGCAAACCTCTTGCAAGGTTTTCCCTGGGTGGCTGTGGCTGATGCCCCCATCCTCACCACTTCTCCTCCAAggcatcccccagcactgcccatgGTCCCCAGACGCTCTCTCCCAGTGACTCCAGGATGTAttttctgctgtgcctggggctTCACAGCCTTCTCTGGCCACTGTTTTATCTCTGTCTCTGATATAAGGTTCAAGAACTTCTCATAACCAGCCAGGCTGGGTCCCCTTGGTTGGAGCAGTGTGCCCAGTGGCTACATCCCAAACATTGGCAAATGTGCCAAGGAGAGGCTCCTACCCAGGcagctccccttccctctcctctgatTTCCTCTTATCCAGCCAAATATTTTATCCCAGATTCAGGGATTGCTCTTATCCCAAACTGAGGGGGTTTAGGGGCTTTCAGTAGGGCAGGAGCTGGTGTTATTCAGATGAGCGGTCTCACCTCTCTGAAGGCAAGTTGGCACCACAAAAAGTCTCCCCAGCTGACACCCCAGAGCTCTCCCCCCCTCCTTGCACCACCCAGTCCTTGCACACGTGTCCCAGCTGTCAGAGCAGGGCACCTTGTGCTTGGCCTCACCTCATCTCTCTCCAGCCGGTCAACACCCAGCCTACTAAGATAGCAGAGTTAAATGCTGGGAGCATGGGAACGCCTTCTGGTTAATAGAGCAGAAACAATCAGCAAAACCACCGACTTCTTAGGTACcagagaaaaatgcagctgttttcACCCAACAGCCCTTGCAGAAGGCAACGAGCAGCTCACGTGGCAGCTCCCGGGCTGCactcacagctcagcagcatcaCTTCCCAACTCACCAAACAGCCATACAACAACAAGCACTTCAGGtgggaaaacaaattaattcttgATTAGAGCACTGCCACCATTGCACAGGACTGGAAGCCTTAGAGATGCGTGTTTCAGAGCTGttaacacaacacaacacacaTGCCCTGTGTGTGTTCGATGGCAGGTGAAGCAGTTATTCCATCATCCAGACTTTATATTTTTCAATGCCAGCCCCAGTCTTAGAGCAGCTGAACTCCAAAGCTTTCCGATGGGAAAGCCTTTCCCTCATCAGGCTGGACATGGAGGGATCTCCGGGCTCCCTGCTCGGCACAGGGCTGGATGAGGGGCCAGCCCTGGTGTCAcagtgctggggcactgctgtCTTGTAGGTCCAACCCTTACCAAGCCAACCTGCTCCGGGACGGCGTGCGGAGGtacctgcagctgccagcagacCAGACCGTGCTCATCCTGCACGCCAAAGTCGCACAGAAATCGTACGGCAACGAAAAAAGGTGGGAGATTGTTCCAGCTTCTCTAACAACCACTTCCAAACCCAGCTGCCTAAagctcagccccagccttgCTGGATTTCCCTGGTCCAAGCTGGTGAAGCAAATGATTGGACATATCCCCTCTCCATTCACTCACAGCCTCACAACCCAAAGCCATCATTTAGCCTTCATGAACTGAATAACACAAGGGAGATCCTTGCATCCCACCTGCATCCATCCCACTTAGACATTCCCAGTGGTTAGGTTCCTTCCATGAAGTGGTAAGGAAAGACAAAGTAAACTAAGCAAAGATACTATTCAAGTCTTAAGCCCCCAAGAATGAGAAGTTAATGTTTCAAGTGCCCTGTTAACTCTCATCTTAAAATCAGCAGGGACTGGGGCATTTCCATCAATGCCCATGGTCTCCGAAAACACTGCTATTTTTGAAAATCCTTCCCACACTGCAAAAACACCTTGAGGTTCTGGCTTGAATCTCCAAAATTGCTACTCCTGGGCAGTGACATCAGACTGCAGCACTGCAATATAATTAATCCTCCATTAATCCTTGTGATATAAATACTCCTCTGTTATTATCGAGTGTGGAATAGCTATGAGGTGACAAGCTCAGCCTCTAAGGCATAACCACCCAGACCCCCGCCACCCCAGGAGACAGCTCTAGGATGGGCTGGCTGTGCCTACAAAGTCCTCACCACATCCAGTGtcctgccaggggctgctgctccacaggTAAAGATGTTATTTCAGGACTGAGTCTTCCAGCCAGGAGGGAGCCCTCTCATCACTGAGCCTTTGGGACAGCCTCTTTCCTCTACTCCAGATCCTGTGCAAGGGGTGAGCGTGACAATCAGATGCCAGGtctggaaagggagagaaaaccTGCATAGAGCTCCCAGGTTAAAGTTGAGAGGTGCTGGTGCTGTTTTCCTTCACAGTGAGAGTCAGGGGCCTGTGCTGTGGATGATTTGTTTTAACAAACCCATACCCAGGACTTTAGGGCTCCAAAATATCCAGCCCCCTGCACCAGGGTTCTCTCGGTTAGTGCTTTATCCAGCATCAATAGAGGATGAATTTGCACCATTCACCCAAGCGCAAAGACAGTGGAAACccaaataaaacacaggaaaataggTTTCCAAACCCCTGGCTATAGATTTATTTGCACTGGGCTCCAAAACTGGTTGTGAATACAAACTGTGTTCCCGACCTGCCAAAACTCCCACGTGGCAGTCGGGCAGAGGCAGGGATCTGATCCCTCCTTGACTCTGGGGGGTGCAGGGGTCCCTGTCCTCCTGTCCTGGGGCCATCCTGTGGCTGGTGGGTTCATGGCCACCAGTGGCACCACCAGATGTGGCAGCTGCCCCGGGCTGGAGCCAGGCACTGGAGGCAGTGGGTGCAGGGcagaggctgtgccagctgccgCAGCAGAGCCTGAAGCCTCCAACCAGCCCTGCCCACACCCCCAgctgggggtccccagccccTCGCTGAGCACCACGTACCTCTGGGGGCAGAGGGTtgctcccagtgccagtggGCCCTGGTGAAGGTCTCCACTCTCAGCACAGCCATCCCAACACCCCTGAGCACCTTTTCTGGGGGCTGAAGGGCAGTGAGAAAACACCCTCTTGTCTCTGCAGGTTTTTCTGCCCCCCACCTTGTGTTTACCTGAGCGGGCCAGGATGGAAGTTAAAACAGGAGCAGATAAAAGGTAAGTGCCAGGCAGGAGTCCTGGACTCTCCTCTCACCCTTCCCATGCCATGGAGAGCTGCCCTCTGCCTCTGCAAAGGGAATAGTGACCCACTTTGTTATctttgccccccccccaaactccctgtTCCCCCTCAAGGCTGAGCCTCCTGCAATCCAGACCCAGGGAGGGCTGAGCCTGGGCCATCTTCCATGCCAGGAAGGGCTGAGCCGTGTGGGGTCTGGAGAGTCCTTCTCCTTGTCTCTTCCAGCCAGGGACCTGGGAGAGGCTGGATTTCGGGTGTGTGGGTACATGGGGCTGGACAGCATGGGCAGCAGCCTGATGGAGACCCAGAAGCTCAGCTTTGAGGAGCAGCCAGATGCAAAGGTAAAGCCTGTGGCTctctggggatggggggaccCTGTTCATGCAGGGGCTGGGCTGTCACCATCATCACCCCATGCCTTGGGATGTCACACTCCTCATCCTCAGGGTGTTGCAGTCCTTCCTTCCAACCACAGCAACCCCCTACTCTGCCACTCTGTTATGACACGTGCAGCAgtccagcagctgggcaggctCCCCACCTCCAAATATCCCCATCTTTCTCTGCCCCCCCCAACCACCCTCCCATCTTTCAGCTGACAGTCCTGTGGCAGCTGAGCTGCCAAAATCTGcacagctccctctgccctgctcccctcctgatgagcagcactgctgcttgtTACAAAATGAAAGGCTGGTCCTTCATTTGTGGATaaacagctaaaaaaacccagtcgATTCCAAAGTTCAAAAgcttcagcagagctctggcatCTTTTGactgtagggggaaaaaaggaaaaaaagcattatttggGATCCCTGAAGAGCACAGGGTCTGAGCTAGGCCAGGAACCTCACAGAAAGAGCCTTTGTCCACAGTGCTTGCCTTGCTGCTAAGGCACAGCATATCTGCCAGGGTGGGAGAAACCATAAACCCAGGCAATTTCTCATGTTATGTGGGATAAATCACACGTGAATTCATTTCCATAAGGAATTCTCTGACCCCAGTGTAAATAAAGCCTCCGCCGATCCCCGGCTCTTCATTCCACCTGTAATAAATCTCTGGTTGTTTCTCCCTTTGAATGAACCCGGGGCTCGTTGAAAGGGCACTATTATGTCCTTGTGGGGCGgtgaggagggtgaggagggcTGGTGgggcggggctgggctggagctgctggcagcccctctctgcccctggcaggggttCAGCTGTGCCAAGGCACTGTACATCTCGGACACGGACAAGCGCAAGCACTTCCGCTGGTCCTGAGGCTCTTCTTCAGCAACGGGCAGGAGATTGGCACCTTCCACAGCAAACTCATCAAGGTCATCTCCAAACCCTCGCAGAAGAAGCAGTCACTGAAGAACACGGACCGTGCGTACAGGGCTGGCTCTGTGGGGAGGAAAGTGGGGCCATCCCAGGGTGATGCTCTCTGAGTGCTCACAGCTTGGCTCTGGAgtgctccaggctgaacccAAAGCCATGGGAACCCCAGTAGAGGATGTATCTGGACACACTAATGTCTCCTTTCCAAACAGTTCAGCCACCACAATGTGTAATGCCCTGATGCCAATGCTCCCCACATTGTGGCCTCACCCCTTCATGCACAGAGAAAGGGCATGGGGAGGGTGCTGGGTACCCCAGGAGCCAAGGCTTGTCCTCCCTTGGCTTGGCAAAGACATCAGACCTGGCAAGTACTCACTCAGCCACTTCTCCCCACAGTCTGCATCTCCTCGGGCTCCAAAGTCTCTCTCTTCAACCGCCTGCGCTCCCAGACCGTCAGCACCCGGTACCGTCTGTGGAGGGGGAGCCTTCATCGCCAGCGCCAGGCAGTGGGCAGCCTTCACCCTCCACCTGGGTGAGGACTCCGGGGGCCACTGATGCCAACCATGCCCAGGGCCTGTCTCCAGCTCTGACTCTCCCCTCCTGCAAAGCCAGTTCCTGGGGGCAAAAGGGTGGGAATTAGCTTGGGGATGTGGAACCTGGCTCAGTCTCACCTCTGCCCATGCTCCTGGTGTGTCTCTGGAACCGATTCTATTTCCCGCTGGCACTGAGGGCAGCAAGAGCTGTACTGGTCTTCATAAACTCCAAGCCAGTAACTTGCCTGGAAGAGGCCAGAGCCCAGCATCCCTGCCCGCACTGCCTCCAGGTGTCCCTGCGTGGTACCGCATCCCAGTGCCGCTCTCCCGGGGAGCACTGGTCTCTCCAAGCAGTGAgcacctgcagagcagagaaagcagtAAGAAAGCACTGGGAGCACCGCCAGGCCTGTGCACAGCACGGCAGCCCGGGTTAACCTGCTCCCCGGCTGACCGGGGCACTGACTCTGCCTCTTTCCCGGCCAGCCTGAGTGCTGCCCCCGGAGCGAGTTCCCCCTGCGGGAAGGGTATATCCGCTACGGCTCCGTGGTCCAGCTGGTCTGCACGGCCACCGGCGTCACACTGCCACCCCTGGTAAGCCTCCATCCCTGCGGCTGCCGGGCACACGGACCTGGCCGCTCCGTGGCTCCGAGGGACGGTGCCACCGCTGGGATGCGCCGCCCGATCATCCGGAAGGTGATGAAGCAGTATGCCATGCTGGACGTGGACGAGCCCATCTCCCAGCTCCACAAGTGT is part of the Chiroxiphia lanceolata isolate bChiLan1 chromosome 17, bChiLan1.pri, whole genome shotgun sequence genome and encodes:
- the RBPJL gene encoding recombining binding protein suppressor of hairless-like protein; the protein is MEMDPQRQTGAAVPAEPPTHPCRPRSRSPPRCWLRSNPYQANLLRDGVRRYLQLPADQTVLILHAKVAQKSYGNEKRFFCPPPCVYLSGPGWKLKQEQIKARDLGEAGFRVCGYMGLDSMGSSLMETQKLSFEEQPDAKEIGTFHSKLIKVISKPSQKKQSLKNTDLCISSGSKVSLFNRLRSQTVSTRYRLWRGSLHRQRQAPECCPRSEFPLREGYIRYGSVVQLVCTATGVTLPPLVSLHPCGCRAHGPGRSVAPRDGATAGMRRPIIRKVMKQYAMLDVDEPISQLHKCAFQFQGSDRIVFGAVTLRRHLPARRNPTGLLNDGSCWTIISTETVEYTFSESLACVREPVSPVPLIAALQLTAVGTWPCWRCRGSISTHLKVWFGDVEAETMYSDWRWLRYPLTVPLLLIRDDGLIYSSSFTFTYTPEQSCIPGQQVLSDVPQDSDKLLDSIHQEFTRTNFHLFMQS